The genomic segment TATTCTCTACATAGTATCTCAAAATCCAACGCCAGGCTGCAGTAAAGCTCCACGGGGTCTTTCCGTCCCACCGCAGGCAATCCGCGTCTTCACGGATTTCACAATTTCGCCGGGTCCCTCGCCGAGACAGTGCCCAGGTGATTACGCCTTTCATGCGGGCCGGAACTTACCCGGCAAGGAATTTCGCTACCATAGGACCGTTAGGGTTACGGCCGCCGTTTACCAGGGCTTAAGGTAGAAGCCTCGGAGGGCAGAAACCCTCCTAACCTCCACCCTTAACCTTCTGGCACTGGGCAGGCGTCAGCCCTCATACATCCCCTTTCGGGTTGAGCGAGGACCTGTGTTTTTGATAAACAGTTCCCTGGGCCTTGTCGCTGCGACCCCCAGAAGCAGATGGCGTTTCAGCCATCCACCTCCAAGGGCACCCCTTCTCCCGAAGTTACGGGGCCAATTTGCCGAGTTCCTTAGCGAGGGTTATCCCGCGCGCCTTGGCATCCTCTGCCTGCCTACCTGTGTCGGTTTGGGGTACGGTTTCCCCTGCGACTGGCATAGAGGTTTTTCTTGGAAGGTCTTCAGGCTGGTTCGCATTGGGTTTCCCCGCTGCTCCTCGCCTGCCAGCAAGTCGCGGCTGAAAAGCCGCCGCGGGACGGATTTTCCTATCCCGCCTTGCCTACAGGCGAACACGCAAAACCAACTGCGTGACAGCCCTCCAACCTTCGTCACCCCATAGCTCATAACGCCGCAGAGGAAGGGCCGGAATATCAACCGGCTACCCATCACCTACGCCTTTCGGCCTCGGCTTAGGACCGCCTAACCTCAGGTGGACGAGCCTTCCCTGAGAACCCTTAGGCTTTCGGCGGAGGAGATTTCCACTCCTCTTTTCGCTACTCATGCCGGGATTCTCACTTCCCTGCGCTCCAGCCCCGCTTACGCTGAGCCTTCTCTGCACAGGGAACGCTCCCCTACCGAGCTTCCTAAAAGGAAGCTCCCGCAGCTTCGGTGCTCGGCTTAAGCCCCGTGAATTTTCGGCGCGGAACGACTTGCTCGGTGAGCTATTACGCACTCTTTAAAGGATGGCTGCTTCTAAGCCAACCTCCCGGCTGTCTTCGCCGTTCCACCTCCTTTACCACTTAGCCGAGACTTAGGGACCTTAGCTGGCGGTCTGGGTTGTTCCCCTCTCGCCTACGGAGCTTGTCCCCCGTAGACTCACTCCCACGGTCCGAGTTTCGGCATTCGGAGTTTGGTTGGGTTCAGTAGGCTGGCAGGCCCCTTAGCCCATCCAGTGCTCTACCTCCGAAACTCAACCCGTGAGGCTGCACCTAAATGCATTTCGGGGAGAACCAGCTATCTCCGGGCTCGATTGGCATTTCACCCACACTACCCACACCTCATCGGATAGGTTTTCACCCCTAACCCGTTCGGGCCTCCAGAGGGCTTTACCCCTCTTTCACCCTGGGCATGGGTAGATCGCCCGGTTTCGGGTCTGCTTAGTGCCACCCTGGGAGCAAAAGCCCCCATTCGCCCTATTCGGACTCGCTTTCGCTACGGCTCCGCGCCTGAAGCGCTTAACCTGAGCGACACCAAGCAACTCCCCGGCTCATTCTGCAAAAGGCACGCAGTCACCCATGACCCTCTTTAGGGCCGTAGGGCTCCTACTGCTTGTAGGCATACGGATTCAGGTTCTATTTCACTCCCCTTTCGGGGTTCTTTTCACCTTTCCCTCACGGTACTATGCGCTATCGGTGGCAAGAAGTATTTAGCCTTGGGAGGTGGTCCTCCCTGCTTCCCCCAGGGTTTCACGTGTCCCGGGGTACTCAGGCTATCCGTCGGGAAGGGACACTGCTTTTCGCCTACGGGGCTATCACCCTCTATGGCGTGCCTTTCCAGGACACTTCGGCTAAGCAGGTCCTTTGTAACTTCCCCCTGCTCCTGTGGAAGCAGGATGACGGATGCCTACAACCCCCACTGAGCAACGGCCACAGCCTTTTGCACCCAGTGGGTTTGGGCTCTTCCCCTTTCGCTCGCCGCTACTCGGGGAATCGCTGTTGCTTTCTTTTCCTCGGGCTACTAAGATGTTTCAGTTCGCCCGGTGCCCCCCGCCCTCTAACGAGGGCGGTGACGCAGGTTTCCCTGCGCCGGGTTTCCCCATTCGGAGACCTCCGGATCATCGGTTGCTCGCACCTCCCCGGAGCGTTTCGCCGCCTGCCGCGTCCTTCATCGGCTTCTTGCCCCAAGGCATCCTCCGTATGCCCTTACTAACTTGATGCCAAGGACAATCCTTTCCCTATGCAATTTTCAAAATGCAATTCCTTCCCTCTGGTGGAGACGGGCGGATTTGAACCGCCGACCTTCTGCGTGCAAAGCAGACGCTCTCCCAACTGAGCTACGTCCCCGCTGGTGGACCCTCCTGGATTCGAACCAGGGACCTCACCCTTATCAGGGGTACGCTCTAACCAGCTGAGCTAAGGGTCCCGTTTTTATATATTAGCCTACTTGCCTGCGCTTGTCAAGAAACTATTTGGCACTATTATATTATAACGGTAATTCCCTCTTCGTCAACATTAAAATTATAACGAAAATCTCCTTAAAGTCAATACGCTTGCATTGTTTCTCAATACCAATTATAATTTTAACAAACAATGTCTTGAATGTCCATGTTGAGGTTGATTTCAGGTCTCCTGTTAATCTGTGCGCTCGCTCTTTCAATCCTCGCCTACGAGCGCACTTTGAGATTGGAGAGAAAAATCTCTCTCTCCCAGCCGGGCATCACTAACCTCCTTCTGAAAAAGGACCTCCAAGATGCCCTGAAATGGATTGACAAGGGAAATAAGGAAGAGGCAAAAAAATGTGTGGAAAGAGCTCTTGATAGATTGAAGGAGGAAAACAATAAAAACTTTTGGCAGGAAATACAAACGAAAATCAACGATATTTGGAAATATATTTATAAAGGTGATAAAAAATGATAACAATTGCCGGAATAAGCACAAAAGATATTGTTTCCGGACTTTTGGTCCTCTTCCTCCTCTTCGGTAAGGTAGGAGGAAAAAGTCTTCTCTCCATTAGCACGGAACAGGAAGTTGAGCTGGGTAAGGAGGTATCGGTTGAAGTGGAAAAACGCTACGGGGTAAATCAAGACCCAAAATTCAACGACCCAGTTCAAGAAATCGGAAAAAAGATTGCGGAAGTCGCTCCACGCAAGGATGTAAAGTATGAGTTCAAAGTCCTCAATACAGACGAGGTAAACGCTATGGCCGCCCCAGGCGGTTTCATTTTCGTGAATAAAGGGTTGATAGAATATATAAACTTCGATAAAGACGCCCTCGCCTTCGCCATCGGGCACGAGGTAGGTCATGTCGTTGCAAAACACGCAGCGAAAATGATTGAAAGGGAGCTCAAAACCGATATAGCTATAGCGGTTATCAGCAAGAACGAAAGATGGTCAAAGATGCTCTCTTTAGCGAGGGATATGGTTTTCCTTGGCTATGGAAGGGATAACGAATACGAAGCTGACTATTGGGGTGTTCAACTCGCTTATAAAGCGGGATATGACCCCAAGGGAGCAGTTCGCTTCTTCCAAAAGCTCTTGAAGGATGAAAAGGGAAAACCCTCCAAACTTGCCGTTTTCTTCAGCACCCATCCACCTACAAGGGATAGACTCGAAAGAGTAGAGGCACAAATAAGGAGGTTAGAGCAAAATGCCCACAATTAAGGATGTTGCCAAGAAAGCGGGTGTATCGGTTACCGCCGTCTCCTTCGTGATAAATAATGTGCCCGTCCCTTTGAGCGAGAAGACTAAACAGAGGATTTGGGCAGCGATAAAGGAACTTGGATACTCCCCAAACAGAGCCGCCCAAAGCCTCGCCCGCAGGAGAGCGGAAACAATAGCCATCCTCTTCCTCCAACCGGTTTTAAATCTCTTCGCCGATATCCCCTATTCCCAAATACTCCTTGGCGTGGGCACAAAGATAGCGGAGAGCGGAATGAGACTTCTCTTAATTCCTCCCCTTGAGGTAAGCAGGGATTTGCCTCTGAGGAGAAAGCTACACAAGGGAGAGGCTGATGGCGCAATAGTGGCGGGACCGATTAAACAAGATGATAAGAGGATAAGGGAACTTGATGAAGGAGATTTGCCAGCGGTTGTTATCGGAAATTACAAGGATGCGAAAAAGATAAGCTGTGTAGATATAGATAACTACGCTGTGGGTTATAAGGCAGTTGATTATCTAGCGAAAATTGGTCATAAATCCATAGCCTTCCTCGGCGGTCCTCTCTATTACAGCTACGGTGAGGAACGCTTCGCGGGATATAGGAAAGCCTTGGAGGAAAACAATTTGCCTTACGATGAAGAAAATGTCTTTATCGGAGAGGTAACAACAGAGGAAGGGTATAGAGCTACGCTTGAGCTCTTACAGAGAAAGGAAAAGCCAACAGCGATATTCGCCTCAACAGGTCTTATGGGAGTTGGCGCACTACGAGCGATAAGGGATACCGGCTTGAACTTGCCCGACGATATATCCCTTATAACTCTTCAAGAGTATCCTTCCAGCTTGATGGAAATCCAGCCCACCGCCATAGTTCCACCCTTCTACAGGCTCGGTCTTTACGCCGCGATGGTTCTCTTCAAGGTGATAAATGGGGAGAGAAAAACACCAATCAAGAAGAGAATCCCCGTTCGCCTAAGGATAGGCTCCACCACAAAACCCCTCTAACCTCCAAGGAGCACTTTCCCCACATCCGCAAGAGAATCACTAATCGCTTCTACAACCCGAGATAGCAAATCCTCGCTGATGATTAAGGGCGGTTCAATGCGCATAACTTTTGGATTATTAAGCGCATAAGCCACAAGAACGCCTCTTTTTAATAAGAAAGTTATCGTTAGGAGCCCTATGTCCTCGTCGCTGAACTCCACGCCCAAGAGCAATCCCTTCCCCCTTACATCTTTTATGAGCTGGGGAAACCTGTCTTTTATTGTTTGCAACTCTCTAAGAAGATAATTGCCGAGCTCTTCCGCCCTTTGGGGAAGCTTCTCCTCCTCTATAACCTCCAACGCAGCCAGGGCAGCTGAACAAGCAAGGGGATTTCCACCAAATGTGGAAGAGTGGATTAGGGGGTTATCTTGAAAGATTTTCCAAATTTGGGAACGGGCAATCGTAGCGCCAATCGGCATAACCCCACCTCCCAATGCCTTCGCTAAACACATAATATCGGGCACAACGCCCCAGAGCTCGCAGGCGAACATCTTTCCACAACGCCCCAAACCAGTCTGGACCTCGTCCAAGATAAGAAGCGCTCCCCTCTCATCGCAAATTTTCCTCACTCTTGGGAGGAAATCGTCAGGTGGAACATTCACCCCACCTTCGCCCTGTATCGGCTCAAGTATGACAGCAGCTGTCTCCTCGTCAACCGCCTTCTCCAACGCCTCCGCATCACCGAAGGGAACCTGTTCGCAAATGGGAAGTAGGGGCTCAAACGGCTTCTTATATATATCCCTTCCCGAAACGGAGAGCGAGCCGAATGTCTTTCCGTGAAATGAGCCGAGAGCGGAGACAAATTTCTTCCTTCCAGTATACATCCTAGCGAATTTTAATCCAGCCTCAACTGCCTCTGTCCCGCTATTGGAGAAGAAAACGCATTGCAAATCTCCCGGAGTTATCTCGCTAAGCCTTTCCCCAAGCCTCGCCTGTAAGGGATTTATAAACACCTTTGAAGAAAGGGGCATAAGGTGTAGCTGCCTTTCCACTGCCTCAAGGACCTTTGGATGACGGTGACCGAGTGAAAAAACGCCATAACCTCCTAAACAATCAATGTATTCGTTTCCCTCGCTATCTTTGATTATGCAACCCTCCGCCTCCCATTCTAATTTATCAAAGCCAGCGAAGCGAAGGAGGTCGGCTAAATAGGGATTTATGTGCCTCTTATATAAGGAGAAGATTTCCTCTAAATCCTCTCTTGCCACATCCATCACCTTCCTTCCCTCAGGTAATCCCTAACAGCGATAGCGGCAATCGTTCCCTCCCCACAAGCAACGGAAATCTGTCTGACTTTCTTTGAACGCACATCCCCAACCGCATAAACTCCCTCCCTTGATGTCCGCATAGCTTCATCAGTTATTATGTACCCATTTTTATCAAGCTCAACAAATCCTCTTAAGAATTGGGTATTGGGCAGGAAACCCACATAGATGAAAACCCCGTCAACTTTTATTTCCTTTTCCTCCCTGCTTTCTCTATCTATAACCGTTATTGATTGAACGAATTCATCCCCATTTATAGCCTTTACAGTATGATTGAGGAGGAATTTCGCTTTTGGCTCATTTTTCAACCTCTCCTGAAGGATTTTCTCAGCTGGGATGTAGGGGAGAAACTCTACAAATGTTATGCTGTTCACATATTTTAAAAGCGTCTCTCCCTCCTGTAAGCCAGAGTTCCCGCACCCGATGACCGCCACATCCTTACCCTGATAGAAGGGACCATCGCAGATAGCACAATAGGAAACCCCTCTTCCCATAAATTTATCCTCGCCCGGCACATTCAATTTCTTTGGAACACTTCCAGAGGCGATTATCACGGTGTGGCTTCGGAAAGTGCCGAAATCGGTCGTTAACTTGAATATCTTTCCCTCCTGCTCAATCCTCTTCACCTCGGAGAATTCCTTTATCTCCGCCCCGAACTTCTCCGCTTGCTCCTTGAATCTCCTCATCAGCTCTACTCCACCTATGCCCTCGGGAAATCCCGGGTAGTTCTCCACCATCTCCGTGGTAGCCGGCAATCCACCGGACATAGCCTTCTCCAAAACGAGCGTTTTCAACCGCTCTCTCGCTGTATATATAGCGGAAGTGAGACCAGCTGGTCCTGCTCCTATTATAGCCACATCGTAAATATCATCTTCCATAATGATAACCTCCTTTTTTAATATAATACACAAGAAGCAAAATTTTTGCTATAATAAAGAGGTGATTTTCGTGAGATTAGGAGGTCCTGTTTTCGGAGATTATAGCGAACCCGAGGAATGGATTAACCTTCTGAGGAAATACGGCTATAGGGCTGGTTATTGCCCTGTTGATAGCTCGGCAAACGATGAGGTAGTGCGAGCTTATGAGGAAATCGCTCGGAAATCCGACATAGTCATAGCAGAGGTAGGAGCCTGGAGCAATCCCCTGAGCTCCAATGAGGAGGAACGCCGTTCAGCAATTGAATTCTGCAAACGTCAATTGGATTTAGCCGATAGGATTGGTGCCCTCTGTTGCGTTAACATCGCAGGCTCCAGAGGGCGGAAATGGGACGGTCCTTGCGAGGATGACTTTAAAGGGGAAACATTTCAAATGATAGTTGATACAATCAGGGAAATAATAGACGATGTGAAGCCGATACGCGCTTTCTACACCCTGGAAACTATGCCCTGGATGTACCCCGATTCTCCAGATGAGTATATTCGCCTGCTCAAAGCTATAGATAGAAAGCAATTTGCAGTCCATTTGGACATCGTTAATATGATAAACAGCCCAAGGCGCTACTTCTTCAACAGCGATTTCATCAAGGAATGTGTTGAGAAGCTCGGACCTTATATAAAAAGCTGTCATATTAAGGATGTCATCCTTAAAGAGTCGTTCCTTGTTCACCTCGAGGAAGTTCGCCCCGGCTTGGGAAAGCTTGATTACAGAACCCTCCTGTGGGAATTGAACAAATTACCGCAGGATGTTCCCATTATGCTGGAGCATCTATCAAGTGAAGAGGAATATATCATAGCGGGAGAGTATGTAAGGGAAATCGCAAGGGAGGTGAATGTGGCTCTCTAAAGTATTTCTCTTCAAGATGAGCGGAATGCGAGTAGGAATAACGCATAAAAAGATAGATTTGGATGCTGGCAGCTGCATTCGTTTCTTAGAGATATTGGACGAAGTAGATAGAATAGAGTTCGGAGTCGAGAAAGCAAAGGAATACGAGGGGAAAGCAGACAAAATTATCTTCGTTGACACCTATCCCTCCGAAGAGCCAAGAGAGGGAGAAGTGGAAATCTTTTCCCAACACCTAATTGAAAAGATTTTAAATGAGGAACAGTTAAAAACGATGCAGGTTTCTTCCTTTGAGCTTCTTACCGAGGCAAAGGGAATTGCAGGATTTGATGAGGAAAGGATGGAGAGATGGAAAGCATTGGTGAGATATGGGGACTTCCATAAAGATACGGGAGAGATGGACATAAAGAGGGCTTTAGGCACCATAAATAGCTTCTTGGACCTCCCAGATAGAGAGGTCTACGAGCGCTGGTTCGTTCCTCTTATGGATAGCTTCCTCTATAAAGATAAAAATTTAGAGAGGGGGCAGAAAATCTTCCGTGAAACAGTATCTGATTTCCTATCTCGCAACCCGGATAGCCTAGCTAAGAACAGTCTGAACAATTGGTTGGAGAACATAAAAGAGCCGGAAAAGCTTGACGCTTTGAGGAATATCTTTCATCTCCTTTGTTATATGGAGGAGGATGTGGGGAGGGAATGGCTATCATTGGTAGTCAAAGCTTTTGAGCGTTCTCAAGAAGACTTCCAAAAAGCGATTAATTCTAAGGAACTATTTGAAACAATAAAAGTTGATTATGGAGGAAGGTTCGTCATAGTTTCCCAAATAACTAATATCAGGAGCTTCCCCTCCGCCTTGAGATATCTCACGAGAACACGCCCGGAATTGCTTCCCGAAGAGCTTATTAAATCCGCTTTAGGTGAAAGAAGACCATATATCATTATCTTGGTTAATCCAGAAACTCTAAATTTTTTTATCTCTTCTGGCATATCTTGGGAATACAGGAATTGGAAGCAAAGACAGGAACAAATCCAAACGGTTCAGAAAATATTCCCGGAACTTGTTAAAGCTATTAGGGCAGAGATTTTATTTAAAAAAGGGATATCAATTAATCATTGGTTGAGTGAGGTCCTTACTGAACGCAAGAAGGAAATGGGGTATCTCTTCAAATTGAAGAATATCTTGAGAAAGAAATATCCTCGCCTTGCTAACATTTTAGGGCGAGAAGCGGTAACGAGGCTGAAGGAAAATAAGGATAATCTACCCCAACCTTGGTTCCTTCTTTCTCAGCCCTGCGACATCGCAATGACAAGACCCTTATTCTTCAACAAAAAGGAATATCCCCAGATTTTCTGGGGAAGCGCTTCTCATCCAGAGCCTCCCGCAGACATCTTTGGTAAAACAGCAGAGGATATAAGAAGAGAACTCGTTGAAATCGCTAAATTGTCAATAGATAACGACTACATTCCTCCCTTTTGCGACCCCAGAAGATGCTTAGGATGTCCAATGGAGCTTTGGTTCCTAAACAAATGCCTATCAAAAAGGGGAATAATAGATTAAATAATTGTTATTTTTCACAAAATTCTTTACAATTTACTTGGAGGTGAAAAGATTGACAGGAGCGGTGGTAATCATCGTTGTCCTGCTGGTGCTTATCTTCATCGTATGGCCAATAGCCATTTACAACAGCCTGGTTAGGAAGCGGGTTAGGGTTGACAACGCCTGGCGCCAAATAGATGTTCAGCTGAAGAGAAGACACGACCTCATCCCCAACCTCGTTGAATCGGCTAAGGGCTATATGAAATATGAGAGGGGGACCTTGGAGAAGGTAATGGAGGCGAGGAGCAGAGCGGTTAGAGCAGGAGGAATAGAGGAAGCGGGACAAGCAGAAGGAGAACTCAGCAGGATACTCCGCCAGCTCTTTGCCCTCGTGGAAAACTATCCCGAACTGAAGGCAAACGAGCAGGTGGCGAGGCTGATGGAGGAACTGACCCATACCGAGAACAATATCGCCTTCGCCCGCCAATTCTATAACGATATGGTTATGGATTACAACACATCGCTACAGGTCTTCCCCAATTCTATAATAGCCAGCCTCTTCAACTTTCAACCCAAACCTTTCTTCCGAATGGAGGTAGAGGAAGAAGCGCAACCGCCAAGCGTAGATTTGAGAATCTGAATTTCGGGGGATGAGTGTCACCTTTTATAGCATAGCGGAGGCTAATAGCAGGAAAACCTTTTTCCTAATCTTCTTCTTCTTCATCCTGCTCGGGCTCATCGGATTCCTCGTTGATTATTTCTACCTGCACTTTCCCCGTAAATTTTCCTTTCCTCTCTTCACATCCATAGCCATTTTCATCGCCACGATTCAGAGCATAGTATCCTATTATCAGGGAGATAACATCATCCTTCGCTCCTTGGGGGCGCGCGGTTTGAACCTGGAAAGCATAAAAGAGATGACCCTCCTGAATGTAGTTGAGGAGATGTCAATTGCTGCGGGCATTCCTCGCCCAAGGGTTTATGTAATTGATAGCGACGCTCCCAACGCTTGCGCTGTTGGAAGAGACCCACAACACGCTTCCATATGTGTCACTAGCTCCCTTCTGGATTTATTAAATAGAGAGGAATTACAGGGAGTCATAGGGCATGAGATAGCACATATAAAAAACAGAGACATCCTCACGATGACGATTACAGCAGCTCTTCTGGGAGCGATAATAATCCTCTGTGAAATCGGCTGGCGTCTTCAATACATGAGGGGATATGAAGGAGAAGAAGGAGAAGGAGTAGGTAATAGGGCGGGTTGTTTGTTTTTCATACTCTTTCTCTTTTTTCTAATAGTCGCTCCCATAATAGCCAAACTGGTTTTCCTCGCGGTATCCCGTAGTAGGGAATATATAGCGGATGCACATAGCGCTATGTTCACGAGAAATCCCCTTGGTTTAGCAAGCGCCTTGGAGAAGATAGCTAAGGCGCCAGCGGGGAAATTGGGGAGCGCTGCTACGGCTCATCTCTTCATAGCTGACCCTCTGAAGAGGGCGATAGGGGAATCGGAAGGATTCTGGGCTGACCTATGGAGCACCCATCCACCTATTCAGAAGAGGATAGAACTATTGAAGCAGATGGCAGTATAAAATTTAGGGGGCGACACCTTGCGGTATCGCCCCCAGACCATCAATAGATGGAGGCAGCGCAAGCCCTTATAGTTCCGCCTCTGCTGTATTCTCTAATCTGGTTCCATTGATACCACTTCGCATGCCCATCGGCGAATATCAACACTGCTCCATCGGTATGCCTGCTATACTTCTTCGCTGCCGCTTCCATATCTACTACCGTGGGTGGGCACCCGCAGGTGAACTCCGGCGAGGAACCTCCCCACATATTAGCTAAGATAACATTTGTGAGAAGCCCCCATATGTCCGTAAGCCACTGATGAGGCTGTATGAAATTCTGCAGACAATCCGCGACAACGAGTGTTTCCGCGGGAGCTTGCATCGCAGATAGGCTGCCAATAGGTTTATCGTGAATAGGACAACCAGGTGAGGAAGCAGAACCGGGCGGATACATAACCGAAACATTGTATCCATAATTATTTATGAACCCGGGCTCCGGCTGCCTCGGCCAACAATTGGAGTTCCACTCGCTTTGTCCAGCGCTGGGGCACTCGTATATCTTCCAGTTCTTCACATAGGGACCTATCTGCTCCCACCAGGTAAGGGCGGAAGGAGAGCCGCCATGACAGGGAGTTAGCCAGCTTGGGAGCTTCTCGTCCCAATCCTGGGCGTACATCTGGATTGCCAAGCCTATCTGCTTCGCATGGCTTAAGCAGGCGGACTTGCGTGCTTGCTCTCTCGCCCGGCTGAAAACCGGGAAGAGAATTGCCGCCAAGATAGCGATAATCGCTATCACGACGAGCAATTCTATCAGGGTAAAGCCACGCTTTCTCATTCCGTTTCACCTCCTTTCTTTTTGGTTTTCTTTTGGTCTATCGGTTGAAGCACCGATTACAAGCCTAATAGGCAATCGCTTGTTAATTGGTCCCATTATCTTCCCTTTCAAGAGATTAAGTAAAACGGAGGCGCTAAGCAAACCCAATTTGTAGAAAGACCATTCCACTGTGGTGATTGAGATTTCCCTTGGGAAATTCTCCATAAACCTATCAAAAGCGACGAATGATATATCTTTAGGAACCTCTAAACCAACCGCTTTTATCGCCTCTAAAGCCCCTCTCGCGCATACGCCAGCGCTCACAAATACAGCAGTGGGCGGTTCAGCAGCTGACAAAAGCCTCATCATAGCCTCATATCCTCCTTCATCTCCAATCTCCGCTACTTTAACCCACTCGCTCCTCGGGTCTATACCATATTCCTTCAATGCTTTCAAATAACCAAGATATCTTTCCCGAACGAAGCTCTGTTCCTGAGATATCGTAATTAGACCAATCCTTCTATGACCAAGGCTTAAGAGATATTTCGTGGCAAGATAGCCACCCCTTTCATTGTTTACATCTACAGTGCTCCCCTTAAATTTCGGATGATTTCCCACAAGTATTACAGGAACATCCATTTCGTTCCATTTTTCCACTTCCTCGTCATCAGCCCTCACTGGACCAATAGCTATAATGCCATCAACCCTTCCCTTCAGGTCATTTATGGAAGGGAAGAAGCCCAAACGCTTACCCTTCCCCGATTTAAGGAATATGTTGTAGCCGGACCTGCTCAATTTATCCCAGACCGCTGCTACAATTTGGGAGGCTGATGGGTCGCGCAGAAAAAGATGGGGCGGATAAGAGAATATGATTCCCACGCTGTAAGTCTTCCCCTTAGCCAATCCCCTGGCCAGCGGATGAGGATGATAGCCAAGTTCCTTGGCTATCTTGATTATTTTACGCCGTAACTCCTCACCAACCCTCACATTGGTCCTGCTATTGTTCAGGACCTTAGAGACAACCGCTATTGAAACGCCAGCTTCTTCGGCTATATCCTTTAATCTTGCCATTGATTAATCGCTTAATCATTATAGCATATAGGAAGAATAAGTCAATATTTTAAATCGAAACTTTTTCGCTTTCGCTACCTCTTTTTATAAAAAATCATAAGCGAACCCGGAGCTTGCTCTATCGTGAGCGTTATCCCTCCCATCAATAGCTCCCCTACTGAAAATCAAAGCTACTCCTCCCTTAAATCCTCTCTACGGAATTGAACGGAAAATCTGTTAATGTCCTCATCCCGATATTATAAGTAGGCGAGGATAATCAACGGCATATATTTCAACAGCCAGTTCCTTTCCCTTCTTTATAACCTTTAAGGGGATATCCTTCCCCAAAAGAGGGTCATAGTAACGAACGCTTTTTATCGGTTTCCCGAACCCCTTGATGTTTAACTTGTATTTCTCCCCACTGAAAGTTTTCGTCACATCATAGCTCATCACATATACTGCTATCACATATTTCCCCCCATTCACTTGAAAGGGGAGGAAAGCGAATACATCTCCATCCTTGAGGGATGGATGGTTAGCATCGCCCTCAAAAATGACTCCCTGCTTCCCTATCCCCACAACATCAACATCCAATTTATCTGTCTTCTCTAAGGGAACGCTTCCCTTGAATTGAGAGAGTAAGTTCCTCACCGCTTTCATAGGGAGCGTAGCAACTTTATTAAACTCCGCATCCTTTGGTAATTTGGGAAGCTCGGAAGGGAGAAGCCCCATTCCCAGTGGATTCTGGTCGTAGGCACAGAAGTAGTGCATTACATCTATTCCCTTGTTCAACCAGAGACAAAAAGAGCGGAGAGCCGTCTTCGCCTTAAGAAGCCAAGCTCCTTTTTCGTCATTAATTCCACACTCTGGCGGAACGACGCCGTGCTCCGTTATATAATGATAAAATCTCT from the bacterium genome contains:
- a CDS encoding M48 family metallopeptidase, with the translated sequence MSVTFYSIAEANSRKTFFLIFFFFILLGLIGFLVDYFYLHFPRKFSFPLFTSIAIFIATIQSIVSYYQGDNIILRSLGARGLNLESIKEMTLLNVVEEMSIAAGIPRPRVYVIDSDAPNACAVGRDPQHASICVTSSLLDLLNREELQGVIGHEIAHIKNRDILTMTITAALLGAIIILCEIGWRLQYMRGYEGEEGEGVGNRAGCLFFILFLFFLIVAPIIAKLVFLAVSRSREYIADAHSAMFTRNPLGLASALEKIAKAPAGKLGSAATAHLFIADPLKRAIGESEGFWADLWSTHPPIQKRIELLKQMAV
- a CDS encoding prepilin-type N-terminal cleavage/methylation domain-containing protein, giving the protein MRKRGFTLIELLVVIAIIAILAAILFPVFSRAREQARKSACLSHAKQIGLAIQMYAQDWDEKLPSWLTPCHGGSPSALTWWEQIGPYVKNWKIYECPSAGQSEWNSNCWPRQPEPGFINNYGYNVSVMYPPGSASSPGCPIHDKPIGSLSAMQAPAETLVVADCLQNFIQPHQWLTDIWGLLTNVILANMWGGSSPEFTCGCPPTVVDMEAAAKKYSRHTDGAVLIFADGHAKWYQWNQIREYSRGGTIRACAASIY
- a CDS encoding LacI family DNA-binding transcriptional regulator; this encodes MARLKDIAEEAGVSIAVVSKVLNNSRTNVRVGEELRRKIIKIAKELGYHPHPLARGLAKGKTYSVGIIFSYPPHLFLRDPSASQIVAAVWDKLSRSGYNIFLKSGKGKRLGFFPSINDLKGRVDGIIAIGPVRADDEEVEKWNEMDVPVILVGNHPKFKGSTVDVNNERGGYLATKYLLSLGHRRIGLITISQEQSFVRERYLGYLKALKEYGIDPRSEWVKVAEIGDEGGYEAMMRLLSAAEPPTAVFVSAGVCARGALEAIKAVGLEVPKDISFVAFDRFMENFPREISITTVEWSFYKLGLLSASVLLNLLKGKIMGPINKRLPIRLVIGASTDRPKENQKERR